TGGTGATCGATGCCCTCGGCGACGTCGATCTGCGTGTCCGAGTCGTCCTGCTGGTCGGTACTCACTGGTCGTCACCCCCCGCGGGCCGTACGTCCACGCGGACGTCGCTGTTGACGCCGGTCGGTCCCCAGTAGTTGGGGAAGAAGTGCAGGTGTTCGCCGGTTTCCTCGGGGTACTGGACGAGCTGGGTCGGTTTCATGTACATCGGGACGAGGGTGTTGAAGTTGTCGCGACCGGGGTACTGGAACTTCTCCCAGGAGAAGAAGTGCCGCAGCGTCCCGGGTTCGCTGGAGGGGTAGTACTTCGCCTGTACCTCGACTGCGCCGAGGTCGTTGAACACCTCGACGGTGTCGCCGTCTTCGATGCCGCGTTCGGCGGCGTCGTCGGGATTGATGAAGACGGTTGGTTCGCCCCGCTGGAGGCGGAGCATCTTCGTGTTCTCGCGCCACGTCGAGTGGATGGACCACCTGCTGTGGGGCGTGTTGTACGACAGGGGGTAGTCCCCGCCGGTGTCCTGGGGGCCTCGCTTGTGGGTCGGCAACGCCTCGTCGAGTTCGAGGAACCAGTCGTGGTCGACGTAGTACTGCTGGCGGCCGGTGAACGTCGGCCAGGGTTCCTTGTCGTGAACGTAACTCTGCCAGGGAACGTACGCCTCGCCCTCTTCGATGTCGGAGGTCCAGTGGCTCCCGGCGGCCAGGAGGCGCTGGGGCTGCTCCTCCGTGTCGGCGAAGGTTATCTGGTCGTCGGTGTCGCTCGGGTTCGACTCCTCGGAGTGTTCGAGGATGAACTCGGAGGCCGCGCGGCCGTCTTCGAGGGCGTCCTCCTCGCCGGTCTCCCAGTCGCGGACGTAGTCGTCGTAGATGGTGGTGAGGTCGATTGTGCGGTCGAACTTGCGGTCCTCGACCGGGTCGACGTCGCGTTCGATGGCCCGCTCTTGAATCTTCTCGGCCAGCGAGCGGAATATCTCCCAGTCGGTCCGGGCCTCGCCCAGCGGTTCGACGGCGGGCGTGAACGGGTGCACGTACGTGTGCATGTCCGTCATGTTCAGGTCGTACTTCTCGTAGTGACTCGCCGCCGGCAGGACGATGTCCGAGTACATCGCCGTCGAGTCCATCCGGAAGTTGATGTCCACCACGAGGTCGAGTTTCGGCCAGAGCTGCTCATCGACGGCGAGGTTGCCCTTGGCCTGGTTGAAGTAGTTGCCCCGCCAGACGAACATGGTCGTCGGGTCCGGCCGGAAGCCGTCCTCACGTTCCTCCGGGTACACCGGCATCCACCCCTCGTCGATGGAGTGGCGGATCTTCTCGGCCGTGTCGGGATCGGTGTTGTCGAGGATGCCGGCGTGGAAGTAGGTCCACAGCGTCGTCGGCACGCCCCGGACGCTGCCGGTGGGGAACGAGAGGACCTTCCAGCCGTGGAACGTCCAGATCTTCTCCTGGCCGACGTAGTGGTCCAGCCCGGTCCCGGGCTCGCCGAGGTTGCCCGTCAGCGTCACGAGCAACTGGATGGCGCGGTTGCCCAGGTCGTTGTGGTACCAGTCGTTGACGCCCTTGCCGTGGATGATCTTCGCGGCGTCGGCCTCGGCGAACTCGCGGGCGACGCGCTGGTAGGTGTTCTCGCCGACGCCGGTCTCCTCGTGGACGAACTCGGGGGTGTACTGGGCGAGTTCGTCCCGGAGATTCTCCCAGACCGTGCGGACCCGGACCGTGCCGTCGTCGGCCTGGACGGTCCGGTCGGCCGACAACTGCGGGTCGAAGTCGAGTTCGATGCTCGCATCGGGGTCGTGCTGGCCGTCACGTTCGCCGAGCGACCCCGGCGCAGTCCTGAGAGTCCCGTCGGCGTCGACCATCACGAACACCTTCTCGGGGTCGTCGGCGTCGGTCGCCATTCCGACCTCGCTCGCCCGGAGGAACTTCCCGGTGTCCTCGCGGACGAGCAGCGGCATGTCGGTCTGCTCTTTGAGGTGGGCCTCGTCGTACAGGCCCTCGCTGACGATGGTCTGGGCCATCCCGAGCGCGAGCGCGGTGTCGGTCCCGCCCTCCGGCGAGATCCACTCGTCGGTGTGGATGGCCGTCTGGGAGTAGTCGGTGAAGACGCCGACGCGCTTGGTGCCGTTGTAGCCGGCGTCGAGGAAGTACTTCGCGTCGGGGATGCGCGTGACGTTGACGTTCGACCCCCAGGCGACGAGGTAGTCGGCGTTGTACCAGTCCGCCGACTCGGCGTTGTCGGTCTGGGTGCCCCAGGTGATTGGCTGGCCAGGCGGCAGGTCGGAGTACCAGTCGTAGAAGCTGTGCGAGACGCCGCCCAGCAGGTTGACCAGCCGAGAGCCGCTGGCAAAGGAGACGGGTGACATCGCCGGGATGGGTGTGAACCCGGAGATGGCGTCGTATCGGCCCTCCTGGACCTCGTCGATGACGTGGTCGGCGATCTCGGTCAGCGCCTCGTCCCAGGAGATGCGCTCCCACTGGCCCTCGCCCCGGTCCCCGGTGCGCCGGAGGGGGTGGGTCACTCGCTGGTCCGCGTTGACGTAGTCGGTGTAACAGGCTCCCTTCTGACACCCGCGGGGGTTCGGGTCCGGGAGGTCGTCGTCGATGGTCGGGTAGTCACCGGCCTGCTCCTCGCGCCAGACCTGGCCGTCCTTGACGAAGACGTTCCACGAGCACGACCCGGTGCAGTTGACGCTGTGGGTCGAGCGGGCGACGGAGTCCCAGTCCCACTCCTCGCGGTAGAGATCCTCCCAGTCCCGGTAGGGGTAGTCCCCGATGGGGTCGTCGACGGCCTGCAGGCCGCGCATCCCGTCGTCGGCAAAGGAGAGGCCGGTCGCACCGAGCAACGACGCGGCACCGAGGCCCTTCACGAAGTCGCGTCTGCTGATTCCGGAGCTGTCCATCCAGCGATCGTCGTCGGGAGTCTGTCTACTCATGGGTCATGAAGACGGTCAACGTTGCACAGGCGGTTCCGGCGAGGGCGAGCACGAGGCCGGCGGTCGTCGAGCCACCGGCCTCGAGGCCGGCGGCGACCAGTCCGACGCCGGCCAGCTTGCTGGTGGTATCCAGCAGGCGGTACTGCCGATGTGTGAGAGTCGCGAGTTCAGTCATCGCCGTCACCACCTCCTTCGCCCTCGCCGGCCGGCGTATCCGCCCCACCGTCGGCGGCGACGCCGTCCTCGTCAACGCCGGCCCCCGCGTCCTCGTCGCGTAGAAGGAGATAGGTCACGACGCCGAACAGCGGGGGCACCAGGAGCAACGCGGCGCTCAGGACGGGGTTCACGACGCCGGTAGTCGTATCCAGCACCTGATCGGCGAGGATGTTGTTCATCCCGGCGATGGAGGCGATCATGATGAACGCGACTGCGGCGACGCCGACGCCGGTCTGCCACGGCCGGGAGAGCGGATCGGCTGTGAAGTGCGTCGGTTCGGGGGTTCGGTCGATGAACGGCCAGGCGGCGACGGCGGCAAAGACCAGTCCAGGCAGGACGATGCCGCCGATGAACTCCCCGCTGACGTGGACGCCGCCGACTGTGAAACTGGCCCACGTCGGGAGCAGTTTCAGGAAGCCGTATACCCACATCAGGAACCAGTCGGGCATGATGAGCGCCGGGGTGGACGCGGGGTCGTTCGGCCCGTACTCGGCGACGTTGTGGACCGGGAGCAGGCCGGCGAGTGCCGACAGGGTCGCCGCCGTCACGAAGAACACGACGGCCGAGACGGCGGCCTGATTCGGGAACGCGGGCAAACCGACGATGACGTCGTCGTCGTCCTCGTCGACCGTTCGCCGGCCCGACTCGACGTCGCCGTCGCGCGGGGCCTCGGTGTGTTTCTGTCGTATCAGGATCGTCATGTGCAGCGCCAGGCCGCCGGCGATGAGCAGCGGGATGATGAGGACGTGCAGGAAGTATAGTCTGGGGATGGTCGCGCTGCTGGGGAACTCGCCGCCGAAGACAACCTGCCCGAGGAAGTCCCCGACGACGGGGATGGAGACGGTCAGGTTGTAGCCGATGCCCGTCGCCGTGGCGGCGAACTCGTCGAAGGGCAGCGCGTACCCGGTGTAGGCCGCGCCCATCGCGAGGGCGGCGAGGCCGGTACCGACGACCCAGTTCGGTTCGCGGGGGTTGCGGTAGGCCCCGGTGAAGAAGACCCGCAGCATGTGCAACCCGATGGAAGCGACGAACAGGTGGGCCGCCCAGTGGTGGAGTCGGCGGATGAACATCCCGAACGGGACGTCGTAGGTGATGTGCAGCACCGAGACGAACGCCTCGGGCATCTCCTGGCCCTGGAACTTCTGGACGCTCCCGTCGTACTCGACGTCGGAGGTGGAGGGTTCGAAGAAGAACCCGAGGAAGACCCCCGAGAGCACTAGCAGGAGGAAGCAAAACATCGCCACCTCGCCCAGCAGGAACGAGTCCTCGGCGGGGAATGCCTTCCCCAGGAACCGCTGTGCAGACTCGAGGTCGAGTCTGCTGTCGAACCAGCCGTAGAGCCGCTCTGAACGGGACATCTACTCTCCCCCCGCGCCGACCGGACCCTCGAAGTCGCCGGTCGCGACCAAGTACCCGTCGCTGCTCAGCGTGATGGGCAACTGCGGAAGCGGTCGCCCGGGCGGCCCATCGGTCACGGCCGCGCCCCGAAGCGGGGCGAACTTGCCGAAGTGACACGGGCAGACGAGCAGGTCGTCCTCTCGGTCCGAGACCATACAGCCGGCGTGCGTACATACTTTCGAGAACGCGGCGTAGCCACTGACCGTAAAGCCCATCTCGATGCCGCCGCCGTACTCGCTCTCGGGGAAGCGCACGAGGAGCGTCGGCGCGTCCTCGATGCCGGGTCGTGGTTCCGGGAAGACCGTCAGCAGCTCGCCCTCGTTCAGACGGTCCTCGGCGATGCGCTCGCCCGCCTCGTCGACGAGCGGGACGCCATCCGAGTAGACCGGGCCCTCGTACCCACGCTCGAATACCTGCGTGAGACTCGCCAGCGGGGCGGTGAGACTCGCCACTGCGGTCACGCCGCCGACCGTCGCGAGGAACTTCGCGAAGTCACGTCTTCGCAGCTCGGCGCGCACGTCGCTGTAGAGCGTCGGACGCGTCTCGAGTTCCCCGGAACACGAACACTCCTCCGTGCCGTCGTCGTCGGGTTTCGGATAGTCCATCAGTCGTGCCCCCGTATCTCTGCGACCTCGACGTGTGGCATGAACCAGGCGTAGTACGCGACGGTCGAGAGCGCCAGCGAGAGGAACATCCCCGTCGCGTAGGCCCCGAAGTACTGGGTCCGCGCGAGGGTGAGGTACTCGGCCGTGAACAGTGCCGCGAAGACGATAGAGAGGACCGTCAGGCCCCCCATCACGACTAACCCCTCGATGGCGTCCGAGGCGTCGTGGTACTCGACGACCCAGCGGTGCTCGGTCTGGAACCAGGGGAGCGACACCGACCCGCCGTCGGTCACCGGTTCGGCGTCGTCCGGCGGTCTGACCGCCCGATTCATGAACTGGTGGACGCCGGCGAGGACGCCGACGAGCGCGAACAGCGCCACCCAGACGATGACGCCGACCTGACTGGGCGAGAGCTTGTTAGGCGTATCGACGAATCCCTCAAGCGGGCGCAGCTCGCTCACGCTCTCGTCGATGGCTATCTCCTCCGACGGCGGCTCGCCGTGG
The DNA window shown above is from Haloarcula halobia and carries:
- a CDS encoding cytochrome b, translated to MSRSERLYGWFDSRLDLESAQRFLGKAFPAEDSFLLGEVAMFCFLLLVLSGVFLGFFFEPSTSDVEYDGSVQKFQGQEMPEAFVSVLHITYDVPFGMFIRRLHHWAAHLFVASIGLHMLRVFFTGAYRNPREPNWVVGTGLAALAMGAAYTGYALPFDEFAATATGIGYNLTVSIPVVGDFLGQVVFGGEFPSSATIPRLYFLHVLIIPLLIAGGLALHMTILIRQKHTEAPRDGDVESGRRTVDEDDDDVIVGLPAFPNQAAVSAVVFFVTAATLSALAGLLPVHNVAEYGPNDPASTPALIMPDWFLMWVYGFLKLLPTWASFTVGGVHVSGEFIGGIVLPGLVFAAVAAWPFIDRTPEPTHFTADPLSRPWQTGVGVAAVAFIMIASIAGMNNILADQVLDTTTGVVNPVLSAALLLVPPLFGVVTYLLLRDEDAGAGVDEDGVAADGGADTPAGEGEGGGDGDD
- a CDS encoding ubiquinol-cytochrome c reductase iron-sulfur subunit, which produces MMDYPKPDDDGTEECSCSGELETRPTLYSDVRAELRRRDFAKFLATVGGVTAVASLTAPLASLTQVFERGYEGPVYSDGVPLVDEAGERIAEDRLNEGELLTVFPEPRPGIEDAPTLLVRFPESEYGGGIEMGFTVSGYAAFSKVCTHAGCMVSDREDDLLVCPCHFGKFAPLRGAAVTDGPPGRPLPQLPITLSSDGYLVATGDFEGPVGAGGE
- a CDS encoding molybdopterin-dependent oxidoreductase; translation: MSRQTPDDDRWMDSSGISRRDFVKGLGAASLLGATGLSFADDGMRGLQAVDDPIGDYPYRDWEDLYREEWDWDSVARSTHSVNCTGSCSWNVFVKDGQVWREEQAGDYPTIDDDLPDPNPRGCQKGACYTDYVNADQRVTHPLRRTGDRGEGQWERISWDEALTEIADHVIDEVQEGRYDAISGFTPIPAMSPVSFASGSRLVNLLGGVSHSFYDWYSDLPPGQPITWGTQTDNAESADWYNADYLVAWGSNVNVTRIPDAKYFLDAGYNGTKRVGVFTDYSQTAIHTDEWISPEGGTDTALALGMAQTIVSEGLYDEAHLKEQTDMPLLVREDTGKFLRASEVGMATDADDPEKVFVMVDADGTLRTAPGSLGERDGQHDPDASIELDFDPQLSADRTVQADDGTVRVRTVWENLRDELAQYTPEFVHEETGVGENTYQRVAREFAEADAAKIIHGKGVNDWYHNDLGNRAIQLLVTLTGNLGEPGTGLDHYVGQEKIWTFHGWKVLSFPTGSVRGVPTTLWTYFHAGILDNTDPDTAEKIRHSIDEGWMPVYPEEREDGFRPDPTTMFVWRGNYFNQAKGNLAVDEQLWPKLDLVVDINFRMDSTAMYSDIVLPAASHYEKYDLNMTDMHTYVHPFTPAVEPLGEARTDWEIFRSLAEKIQERAIERDVDPVEDRKFDRTIDLTTIYDDYVRDWETGEEDALEDGRAASEFILEHSEESNPSDTDDQITFADTEEQPQRLLAAGSHWTSDIEEGEAYVPWQSYVHDKEPWPTFTGRQQYYVDHDWFLELDEALPTHKRGPQDTGGDYPLSYNTPHSRWSIHSTWRENTKMLRLQRGEPTVFINPDDAAERGIEDGDTVEVFNDLGAVEVQAKYYPSSEPGTLRHFFSWEKFQYPGRDNFNTLVPMYMKPTQLVQYPEETGEHLHFFPNYWGPTGVNSDVRVDVRPAGGDDQ